One genomic region from Prunus persica cultivar Lovell chromosome G3, Prunus_persica_NCBIv2, whole genome shotgun sequence encodes:
- the LOC109948015 gene encoding uncharacterized protein LOC109948015 encodes MRPVIAVDATHLKCKYKGVLFVATAFDGNRNIYPVAFGIGDLETDAAWEWFLRKLHCAIGDCSNLVVISDRNVSIQHGLRRVFPGASHGICFYHLKGNMKASFHLKQWDPILGYFVRAAKSYGLAEFNRHFSMINNERVRTYLLCAGVQKWSRAHCDGRRYNVMTMNIVESINSFLHFARMLPILHLIDEITNLLLTWFSQRRDLAMKCHSTLCPDLGEQKLRKRLDAASRMNVVKINDVEYNVLDGDLNGLVHLANRSCTCRKFDLEQLPCKHAIAVCRHLNLNPYSFASSYYTRATWAAAYAESIYPVPPKGTWVIPEHLNNVKILPPICKVMPGRRKMQRVPYKGEDSRQKKCSRCGVKGHYRNTCKQSVPLKN; translated from the coding sequence ATGCGGCCCGTGATTGCTGTTGATGCTACCCATTTGAAGTGCAAGTATAAaggtgttttgtttgttgcgaCCGCATTTGACGGAAATCGCAACATATATCCTGTTGCCTTTGGGATTGGAGATTTGGAGACGGATGCAGCATGGGAgtggtttttgagaaaattacaTTGTGCAATTGGTGATTGCTCGAATCTTGTTGTCATATCTGATCGCAATGTTAGCATACAACATGGGTTGCGTAGAGTTTTTCCTGGGGCAAGCCATGGTATTTGCTTTTATCACTTGAAGGGCAATATGAAAGCCTCATTTCACTTGAAGCAATGGGATCCGATACTGGGGTATTTTGTAAGGGCAGCGAAGTCTTATGGTCTAGCGGAGTTCAATCGTCACTTCTCGATGATAAACAATGAGCGAGTGAGAACTTATCTACTATGTGCAGGCGTTCAGAAGTGGTCTCGGGCCCACTGTGATGGACGACGCTATAATGTGATGACAATGAATATTGTGGAGTCCATTAAttcatttcttcattttgcaAGGATGCTTCCGATCCTACACTTGATCGATGAAATCACAAATTTACTTCTCACTTGGTTTAGTCAACGTCGAGATTTAGCAATGAAATGTCATTCTACATTGTGCCCTGATTTGGGTGAACAGAAGTTAAGGAAGAGGTTAGACGCTGCATCAAGGATGAATGTGGTCAAAATCAATGATGTCGAGTATAATGTTCTGGATGGTGATTTGAACGGTCTGGTGCACTTGGCAAATCGTAGTTGTACATGCAGGAAGTTTGACTTGGAGCAACTCCCGTGCAAGCATGCTATTGCGGTATGTCGGCACTTGAATTTGAACCCCTACTCCTTTGCCTCTTCTTATTATACACGAGCTACATGGGCAGCTGCATATGCTGAATCTATTTATCCTGTACCACCTAAAGGCACATGGGTTATTCCCGAACATTTGAACAATGTCAAAATCCTTCCTCCTATTTGTAAGGTTATGCCAGGCCGTCGCAAAATGCAAAGAGTACCTTACAAAGGAGAGGACTCCCGGCAAAAAAAATGCTCAAGGTGTGGTGTGAAGGGCCACTACCGAAATACATGCAAACAATCTGTCCCTCTCAAGAACTGA